DNA from Colletotrichum higginsianum IMI 349063 chromosome 7 map unlocalized unitig_7, whole genome shotgun sequence:
GCACACACGCAGATTTCAAAGAACCTCCGTAGTAGCATTGCCGTAGAGAACACTCGTCGTTTTGTTTTACACAACTATAGTTGCCACAACGAGCTTCTTCTACAGCCAGACACAAGTACTTGTTACTAGTCGAGGATAAACCCCGTCGTCCACTCCCACCCGCCATAACGCCCACCGACCTTcagtcgtcctcggcgtcgcgggGGTCGTGGCTCGCCCAGTACTTCTCGTAGTCCTCCCACGACTGGGAGGGGAACGCCAGCGGGACCGTGATGGGCCCAAACGGGATCCCCTTGCTCTCGAactcggcgaggcgggccCTCGTCGCGGGCCGGCTCTTGTTGACGCTGTACAGCGAGATGCGGTGGCACGAGCTGGTGACGTGCAGGCCCCAGTTCCACGCCGTCCGCACGTCCGGCGGCTGCGTGTTGAGCGCGTTGTCCCAGCAGCGGCAGACCACCTCGACCcagccctcgacgtcgcaCGGCAGGTCAAACTCCCACGTGCGCCACGTCCAGCGCCGCTTGCGCGACAGCTTCTCGACCGGCACCGCGTACCAGTTgaagccgccgtcggccgagAGCTCGACCCGCTCCGgccaccgcccgccgcccgagtACGCCCAGCCCTTGCAGCGGATGCTCCCGTTGTGGATGACGACCTGCTTGGTCCAGGGCGACATGATGGCCGAGCTGACGGGCATCTCCTGGATCTGGATGCCGTCCGTCATCTTGAGGTTGTGCTTCCCCACCTGCTGCGGGAAGTACAGGTACTCCTGGCTCTGGACGGGCGCCCGCGACGGCTCCCTGATGGCCTTGACGCGGTACAGCCACTTGACGCTCCGGGCCCCGATGTacccgaagacgacgatgcgcAGCGGGTACCCGTGGATGCGCGGCAGGGGCTCGCCGTTCATCTCCCACGCCAGCATGACCTCGTTcgccttgaccttggcccAGGGGACGCTGACGAGGTAGTTCATGGTCTTGTCGTCCTTGAAGTAGGTGTCGGCGCCGTAGAACTCGAGGTGCttggcgccctcggccaggccCCCGCAGGCCTTGACGACCTTCTTGAGGCTGATGCCGACGTACCGCGCCGTCCCgatggcgccctcggcccACGGCGCCTGCGGcacctcgtcgccctgccCGGCGTACTTGAGGATCTGCTCGATGCGCCGGGTGCCGGAGCACTGCATCGtcaccgtcttctccatgCGCGGGAACCGGGACTCGTCCATGATGTCGTCCAGCGTGAAGGACCGCGGCtccgcgacgaggccgtcgagcaggaAGCTGTAGTCCCGCCTGTCGATGATGGGGATGCCGCCGTGGTTCCGGACGAAGTGCAGCGGGTTGGGCGTGATCTCCTGGTCCGTCACGAGCCGCTTCGGCGGCTCGCCGTTGTAGGGGAACTGCAGCAGGTGGAGCATGTCCGGGTGTTTTTCCTTCTGGACGATATCCCACGAGTCGTCGGGGACCcggtcgagctcgccgccgacggcgtggtGCCACATCTTCCAGTGGGTGCCGGGGAGGACCGGGTTCGTCGCGGGGATCGGGCCCAGCTGGAACTCCGGGTTGGGCGGGAACGTCTGGGATGTCAGGATCttgtgggcggcggccttcttggcgggATAGTTCTCCCACTCGACGAAGCTGGCAACATTCTCGCCcgagtcagtcagtcagtcactAACTAACAACTTCTAATACCGATGCATCTTGGGCCTCTTGGAATAAAGACGGGCCAAGGCTGTTTGTTTCCTCGGCATGTGCTGTGAACATGAGTTAACTCACCCGACCCAGCCCTTCCGCTCAGCAGCAAACAGCTCTTCGCGGTTGCCGATCCCCCTGAGAgcttcctcgtccttggtCAGCGGCCCAAAGGTCTGAGGAGGCAGGGCTTTCGTCTCGGGCCCGGTCATGTCGAGGACCGGAAGCACCGCCCCGGAGAGGCCCTGCTCAATCTTCCACTCATCAGGGCGGTTCGAGGTCTTCATGGCCGACAGTTGGGTCTGCTTTTCAGTCTGGTTCTTTTTGATTACTACCAGATATCAATGGGATGGATCTGATTCAAGAAGACGAGttgaagggagggggggaggagggggggggagtggcAGATCTGGGGGAGCTCTAGCTGAGGGGTCACCCACACTTAAACACGAACCGCTTTTCCCGAGAGCTCGCGCAAGCTTTGAGTCTTTGACGTCTTGCACGGACATCTCACAGGAGCCAGAACGTGGTCTGGATGAAACAGCTCGACCGCGGGAGCATCCCGGGGCCAGTAAGAAGCGTAGGGCTTCGATAAGCTTCCGGTCTACGGCGAGAAGAGACGAAGTAGCACGGGCCCAGTTGCTCTCCCAAGGTTTCTCGATGATGCCTCAACCCGGTCCCATGTCGCCTCGTCTATCTGGCGCAACAGGTCAacgggaagaagaagaaggtcggcCGGCAATTCCAGTACAGTCGTTTCCGAGTTGA
Protein-coding regions in this window:
- a CDS encoding oxidoreductase molybdopterin binding domain-containing protein is translated as MKTSNRPDEWKIEQGLSGAVLPVLDMTGPETKALPPQTFGPLTKDEEALRGIGNREELFAAERKGWVGFVEWENYPAKKAAAHKILTSQTFPPNPEFQLGPIPATNPVLPGTHWKMWHHAVGGELDRVPDDSWDIVQKEKHPDMLHLLQFPYNGEPPKRLVTDQEITPNPLHFVRNHGGIPIIDRRDYSFLLDGLVAEPRSFTLDDIMDESRFPRMEKTVTMQCSGTRRIEQILKYAGQGDEVPQAPWAEGAIGTARYVGISLKKVVKACGGLAEGAKHLEFYGADTYFKDDKTMNYLVSVPWAKVKANEVMLAWEMNGEPLPRIHGYPLRIVVFGYIGARSVKWLYRVKAIREPSRAPVQSQEYLYFPQQVGKHNLKMTDGIQIQEMPVSSAIMSPWTKQVVIHNGSIRCKGWAYSGGGRWPERVELSADGGFNWYAVPVEKLSRKRRWTWRTWEFDLPCDVEGWVEVVCRCWDNALNTQPPDVRTAWNWGLHVTSSCHRISLYSVNKSRPATRARLAEFESKGIPFGPITVPLAFPSQSWEDYEKYWASHDPRDAEDD